A single Lacerta agilis isolate rLacAgi1 chromosome 10, rLacAgi1.pri, whole genome shotgun sequence DNA region contains:
- the DMTF1 gene encoding cyclin-D-binding Myb-like transcription factor 1 isoform X1, producing the protein MHTFDPDLSMSTVEEESDTVTVETVNSVTLTQDTEGNLILHCPQDEADEVDSEDSVEPPHKRLCLSSEDDQSLDDTTPCISVVAVPISESDQSFEVTMTATTEVADNEVNEGTVTQIQILQNEQLDEISSLGNEEVSAVSQAWFTTKEDKDSLTNKGHKWKQGMWSKEEIDILMSNIERYLKARGIKDATEIIFEMSKDERKDFYRTIAWGLNRPLFAVYRRVLRMYDDRNHVGKYTPDEIEKLKELRIKHGNDWATIGAALGRSASSVKDRCRLMKDTCNTGKWTEEEEKRLAEVVHELTSTEPGDIVTQGVSWAAVAERVGTRSEKQCRSKWLNYLNWKQSGGTEWTKEDEINLILRIAELEVSDENDINWDLLAEGWSSVRSPQWLRSKWWTIKRQIANHKEVSFPVLIKGLKQLHESQKNAAGHQLSETKPLHGLPNAHSGSGVQHVQIRVARLDENSGSSPSPMAALQIPVQITHVSSADSPAASVDSETITLNSGTLQTFEILPSFHLQPTGTPGTYLLQTSSTQGLPLTLTTSPTVTLTAATAPASPDQIIVHALSPEHLLNTGDNVTVQCHAPSVIIRTVAAEEISPSVTQAELAVDSDIQPVNLVDHPTALEADAFPEDTHQPKLAVEEQSAYSEDDSSKFGGRSSSELIDRVMVRAGGEILHTDLKCEEDCQSDLAGTYVSEDLSSPTTEEQVEASPMDDTVLIVPSPHGFIQTSDDIDSESVLPLTTLTDPILQHHGENSHIIGSSLDSPGSEDSKDVEDLVSCH; encoded by the exons ATGCACACATTTGACCCAG ATTTGAGTATGAGCACAGTTGAAGAAGAATCTGACACAGTGACAGTAGAAACCGTGAATTCTGTGACTTTGACCCAAGACACTGAAGGAAACCTTATTCTTCACTGCCCTCAGGATG aggcAGATGAAGTAGACTCCGAAGACAGTGTCGAACCTCCACATAAAAGGCTTTGCTTATCATCTGAAGATGACCAGAGTCTTGATGACACGACTCCATGCATTTCTGTTGTTGCCGTTCCAA TTTCAGAAAGTGACCAGAGCTTTGAGGTGACTATGACAGCTACCACTGAGGTAGCTGACAATGAGGTCAACGAAGGGACTGTGACTCAGATCCAG ATTCTCCAGAATGAACAACTGGATGAAATCTCTTCTCTAGGCAATGAAGAAGTGTCGGCAGTTAGTCAGGCCTGGTTTACAACCAAAGAGGATAAGGATTCATTAACAAACAAAG GTCATAAATGGAAGCAGGGAATGTGGTCAAAAGAAGAAATAGACATTCTGATGAGCAACATTGAACGCTATTTAAAG GCACGTGGAATAAAAGATGCCACTGAAATCATCTTTGAAATGTCTAAGGATGAAAGGAAAGATTTCTACAGGACCATTGCATGGGGTCTGAACCGGCCTCTCTTTGCTGTTTATAGACGAGTACTTCGCATGTATGATGATCGAAACCACGTTGGCAA GTACACTCCTGATGAAATTGAAAAGCTCAAGGA GCTACGGATAAAGCACGGCAATGACTGGGCGACTATTGGAGCTGCCCTCGGAAGAAGTGCTTCTTCAGTAAAAGACCGCTGCAGGCTGATGAAGGACACCTGCAATACAG GGAagtggacagaagaagaagaaaagagactgGCAGAAGTGGTACATGAATTAACCAGCACAGAGCCTGGGGACATTGTCACGCAAGGAGTGTCTTGGGCTGCTGTGGCAGAGCGAGTCGGGACGCGGTCTGAGAAGCAGTGCCGTTCCAAATGGCTCAACTACCTAAACTGGAAACAAAGTGGAGGCACCGAGTGGACTAAAGAAGACGAAATAAACCTAATCCTGAG AATAGCAGAGCTAGAAGTATCTGATGAAAATGATATCAACTGGGATCTGCTGGCCGAAGGATGGAGCAGTGTGCGCTCACCCCAGTGGCTTCGTAGTAAATGGTGGACAATCAAAAGGCAGATCGCAAACCACAAAGAGGTTTCATTTCCTG TTCTTATAAAAGGTCTGAAACAGCTTCACGAAAGCCAGAAGAACGCTGCAGGGCACCAGCTTTCAGAGACGAAACCTTTACACGGGTTGCCAAATGCTCATTCCGGTTCTGGGGTTCAGCATGTGCAGATTCGTGTGGCTCGCTTGGATGAGAATTCAGGCAGTTCTCCAAGCCCCATGGCAGCTTTGCAGATTCCAGTTCAGATTACCCATGTCT CTTCTGCAGATTCCCCTGCTGCTTCTGTTGACTCTGAGACGATAACTCTAAATAGTGGGACACTACAGACCTTTGAGATCCTGCCA TCTTTCCACCTGCAGCCCACGGGGACTCCAGGCACGTACTTACTCCAGACAAGCTCCACCCAAGGCTTGCCTTTGACACTGACCACCAGCCCAACAGTGACCCTCACAGCTGCCACGGCACCAGCCTCACCAGACCAGATCATCGTCCACGCCTTATCT ccagAACACTTGCTGAACACTGGTGACAACGTCACTGTACAGTGCCATGCGCCAAGTGTCATAATCCGCACTGTTGCAGCAGAAGAGATTTCTCCCTCCGTAACCCAGGCAGAACTTGCTGTTGATTCAGACATTCAGCCAGTTAATCTGGTGGACCATCCAACGGCTCTGGAAGCAGACGCCTTTCCAGAGGACACCCATCAACCCAAGCTGGCTGTGGAAGAGCAGTCTGCATATAGCGAGGACGACTCCTCCAAATTTGGTGGCAGGAGTAGCAGTGAACTCATTGACAGGGTCATGGTGAGAGCTGGAGGAGAGATATTGCACACGGATCTCAAGTGTGAAGAGGATTGTCAGTCTGACTTAGCTGGCACCTACGTTTCTGAG GATCTCAGTTCTCCAACGACAGAAGAACAAGTTGAGGCGTCTCCCATGGATGACACCGTCCTCATTGTACCTTCGCCCCATGGCTTTATCCAGACATCAGACGACATAGACAGCGAATCCGTTTTGCCCCTAACAACACTAACAG ATCCTATATTGCAACACCATGGAGAGAACTCCCATATCATTGGCTCCTCTTTGGATAGCCCTGGTTCTGAAGACTCCAAGGATGTTGAAGATTTAGTGAGCTGCCACTGA
- the DMTF1 gene encoding cyclin-D-binding Myb-like transcription factor 1 isoform X2, producing the protein MSTVEEESDTVTVETVNSVTLTQDTEGNLILHCPQDEADEVDSEDSVEPPHKRLCLSSEDDQSLDDTTPCISVVAVPISESDQSFEVTMTATTEVADNEVNEGTVTQIQILQNEQLDEISSLGNEEVSAVSQAWFTTKEDKDSLTNKGHKWKQGMWSKEEIDILMSNIERYLKARGIKDATEIIFEMSKDERKDFYRTIAWGLNRPLFAVYRRVLRMYDDRNHVGKYTPDEIEKLKELRIKHGNDWATIGAALGRSASSVKDRCRLMKDTCNTGKWTEEEEKRLAEVVHELTSTEPGDIVTQGVSWAAVAERVGTRSEKQCRSKWLNYLNWKQSGGTEWTKEDEINLILRIAELEVSDENDINWDLLAEGWSSVRSPQWLRSKWWTIKRQIANHKEVSFPVLIKGLKQLHESQKNAAGHQLSETKPLHGLPNAHSGSGVQHVQIRVARLDENSGSSPSPMAALQIPVQITHVSSADSPAASVDSETITLNSGTLQTFEILPSFHLQPTGTPGTYLLQTSSTQGLPLTLTTSPTVTLTAATAPASPDQIIVHALSPEHLLNTGDNVTVQCHAPSVIIRTVAAEEISPSVTQAELAVDSDIQPVNLVDHPTALEADAFPEDTHQPKLAVEEQSAYSEDDSSKFGGRSSSELIDRVMVRAGGEILHTDLKCEEDCQSDLAGTYVSEDLSSPTTEEQVEASPMDDTVLIVPSPHGFIQTSDDIDSESVLPLTTLTDPILQHHGENSHIIGSSLDSPGSEDSKDVEDLVSCH; encoded by the exons ATGAGCACAGTTGAAGAAGAATCTGACACAGTGACAGTAGAAACCGTGAATTCTGTGACTTTGACCCAAGACACTGAAGGAAACCTTATTCTTCACTGCCCTCAGGATG aggcAGATGAAGTAGACTCCGAAGACAGTGTCGAACCTCCACATAAAAGGCTTTGCTTATCATCTGAAGATGACCAGAGTCTTGATGACACGACTCCATGCATTTCTGTTGTTGCCGTTCCAA TTTCAGAAAGTGACCAGAGCTTTGAGGTGACTATGACAGCTACCACTGAGGTAGCTGACAATGAGGTCAACGAAGGGACTGTGACTCAGATCCAG ATTCTCCAGAATGAACAACTGGATGAAATCTCTTCTCTAGGCAATGAAGAAGTGTCGGCAGTTAGTCAGGCCTGGTTTACAACCAAAGAGGATAAGGATTCATTAACAAACAAAG GTCATAAATGGAAGCAGGGAATGTGGTCAAAAGAAGAAATAGACATTCTGATGAGCAACATTGAACGCTATTTAAAG GCACGTGGAATAAAAGATGCCACTGAAATCATCTTTGAAATGTCTAAGGATGAAAGGAAAGATTTCTACAGGACCATTGCATGGGGTCTGAACCGGCCTCTCTTTGCTGTTTATAGACGAGTACTTCGCATGTATGATGATCGAAACCACGTTGGCAA GTACACTCCTGATGAAATTGAAAAGCTCAAGGA GCTACGGATAAAGCACGGCAATGACTGGGCGACTATTGGAGCTGCCCTCGGAAGAAGTGCTTCTTCAGTAAAAGACCGCTGCAGGCTGATGAAGGACACCTGCAATACAG GGAagtggacagaagaagaagaaaagagactgGCAGAAGTGGTACATGAATTAACCAGCACAGAGCCTGGGGACATTGTCACGCAAGGAGTGTCTTGGGCTGCTGTGGCAGAGCGAGTCGGGACGCGGTCTGAGAAGCAGTGCCGTTCCAAATGGCTCAACTACCTAAACTGGAAACAAAGTGGAGGCACCGAGTGGACTAAAGAAGACGAAATAAACCTAATCCTGAG AATAGCAGAGCTAGAAGTATCTGATGAAAATGATATCAACTGGGATCTGCTGGCCGAAGGATGGAGCAGTGTGCGCTCACCCCAGTGGCTTCGTAGTAAATGGTGGACAATCAAAAGGCAGATCGCAAACCACAAAGAGGTTTCATTTCCTG TTCTTATAAAAGGTCTGAAACAGCTTCACGAAAGCCAGAAGAACGCTGCAGGGCACCAGCTTTCAGAGACGAAACCTTTACACGGGTTGCCAAATGCTCATTCCGGTTCTGGGGTTCAGCATGTGCAGATTCGTGTGGCTCGCTTGGATGAGAATTCAGGCAGTTCTCCAAGCCCCATGGCAGCTTTGCAGATTCCAGTTCAGATTACCCATGTCT CTTCTGCAGATTCCCCTGCTGCTTCTGTTGACTCTGAGACGATAACTCTAAATAGTGGGACACTACAGACCTTTGAGATCCTGCCA TCTTTCCACCTGCAGCCCACGGGGACTCCAGGCACGTACTTACTCCAGACAAGCTCCACCCAAGGCTTGCCTTTGACACTGACCACCAGCCCAACAGTGACCCTCACAGCTGCCACGGCACCAGCCTCACCAGACCAGATCATCGTCCACGCCTTATCT ccagAACACTTGCTGAACACTGGTGACAACGTCACTGTACAGTGCCATGCGCCAAGTGTCATAATCCGCACTGTTGCAGCAGAAGAGATTTCTCCCTCCGTAACCCAGGCAGAACTTGCTGTTGATTCAGACATTCAGCCAGTTAATCTGGTGGACCATCCAACGGCTCTGGAAGCAGACGCCTTTCCAGAGGACACCCATCAACCCAAGCTGGCTGTGGAAGAGCAGTCTGCATATAGCGAGGACGACTCCTCCAAATTTGGTGGCAGGAGTAGCAGTGAACTCATTGACAGGGTCATGGTGAGAGCTGGAGGAGAGATATTGCACACGGATCTCAAGTGTGAAGAGGATTGTCAGTCTGACTTAGCTGGCACCTACGTTTCTGAG GATCTCAGTTCTCCAACGACAGAAGAACAAGTTGAGGCGTCTCCCATGGATGACACCGTCCTCATTGTACCTTCGCCCCATGGCTTTATCCAGACATCAGACGACATAGACAGCGAATCCGTTTTGCCCCTAACAACACTAACAG ATCCTATATTGCAACACCATGGAGAGAACTCCCATATCATTGGCTCCTCTTTGGATAGCCCTGGTTCTGAAGACTCCAAGGATGTTGAAGATTTAGTGAGCTGCCACTGA
- the DMTF1 gene encoding cyclin-D-binding Myb-like transcription factor 1 isoform X3, which produces MTATTEVADNEVNEGTVTQIQILQNEQLDEISSLGNEEVSAVSQAWFTTKEDKDSLTNKGHKWKQGMWSKEEIDILMSNIERYLKARGIKDATEIIFEMSKDERKDFYRTIAWGLNRPLFAVYRRVLRMYDDRNHVGKYTPDEIEKLKELRIKHGNDWATIGAALGRSASSVKDRCRLMKDTCNTGKWTEEEEKRLAEVVHELTSTEPGDIVTQGVSWAAVAERVGTRSEKQCRSKWLNYLNWKQSGGTEWTKEDEINLILRIAELEVSDENDINWDLLAEGWSSVRSPQWLRSKWWTIKRQIANHKEVSFPVLIKGLKQLHESQKNAAGHQLSETKPLHGLPNAHSGSGVQHVQIRVARLDENSGSSPSPMAALQIPVQITHVSSADSPAASVDSETITLNSGTLQTFEILPSFHLQPTGTPGTYLLQTSSTQGLPLTLTTSPTVTLTAATAPASPDQIIVHALSPEHLLNTGDNVTVQCHAPSVIIRTVAAEEISPSVTQAELAVDSDIQPVNLVDHPTALEADAFPEDTHQPKLAVEEQSAYSEDDSSKFGGRSSSELIDRVMVRAGGEILHTDLKCEEDCQSDLAGTYVSEDLSSPTTEEQVEASPMDDTVLIVPSPHGFIQTSDDIDSESVLPLTTLTDPILQHHGENSHIIGSSLDSPGSEDSKDVEDLVSCH; this is translated from the exons ATGACAGCTACCACTGAGGTAGCTGACAATGAGGTCAACGAAGGGACTGTGACTCAGATCCAG ATTCTCCAGAATGAACAACTGGATGAAATCTCTTCTCTAGGCAATGAAGAAGTGTCGGCAGTTAGTCAGGCCTGGTTTACAACCAAAGAGGATAAGGATTCATTAACAAACAAAG GTCATAAATGGAAGCAGGGAATGTGGTCAAAAGAAGAAATAGACATTCTGATGAGCAACATTGAACGCTATTTAAAG GCACGTGGAATAAAAGATGCCACTGAAATCATCTTTGAAATGTCTAAGGATGAAAGGAAAGATTTCTACAGGACCATTGCATGGGGTCTGAACCGGCCTCTCTTTGCTGTTTATAGACGAGTACTTCGCATGTATGATGATCGAAACCACGTTGGCAA GTACACTCCTGATGAAATTGAAAAGCTCAAGGA GCTACGGATAAAGCACGGCAATGACTGGGCGACTATTGGAGCTGCCCTCGGAAGAAGTGCTTCTTCAGTAAAAGACCGCTGCAGGCTGATGAAGGACACCTGCAATACAG GGAagtggacagaagaagaagaaaagagactgGCAGAAGTGGTACATGAATTAACCAGCACAGAGCCTGGGGACATTGTCACGCAAGGAGTGTCTTGGGCTGCTGTGGCAGAGCGAGTCGGGACGCGGTCTGAGAAGCAGTGCCGTTCCAAATGGCTCAACTACCTAAACTGGAAACAAAGTGGAGGCACCGAGTGGACTAAAGAAGACGAAATAAACCTAATCCTGAG AATAGCAGAGCTAGAAGTATCTGATGAAAATGATATCAACTGGGATCTGCTGGCCGAAGGATGGAGCAGTGTGCGCTCACCCCAGTGGCTTCGTAGTAAATGGTGGACAATCAAAAGGCAGATCGCAAACCACAAAGAGGTTTCATTTCCTG TTCTTATAAAAGGTCTGAAACAGCTTCACGAAAGCCAGAAGAACGCTGCAGGGCACCAGCTTTCAGAGACGAAACCTTTACACGGGTTGCCAAATGCTCATTCCGGTTCTGGGGTTCAGCATGTGCAGATTCGTGTGGCTCGCTTGGATGAGAATTCAGGCAGTTCTCCAAGCCCCATGGCAGCTTTGCAGATTCCAGTTCAGATTACCCATGTCT CTTCTGCAGATTCCCCTGCTGCTTCTGTTGACTCTGAGACGATAACTCTAAATAGTGGGACACTACAGACCTTTGAGATCCTGCCA TCTTTCCACCTGCAGCCCACGGGGACTCCAGGCACGTACTTACTCCAGACAAGCTCCACCCAAGGCTTGCCTTTGACACTGACCACCAGCCCAACAGTGACCCTCACAGCTGCCACGGCACCAGCCTCACCAGACCAGATCATCGTCCACGCCTTATCT ccagAACACTTGCTGAACACTGGTGACAACGTCACTGTACAGTGCCATGCGCCAAGTGTCATAATCCGCACTGTTGCAGCAGAAGAGATTTCTCCCTCCGTAACCCAGGCAGAACTTGCTGTTGATTCAGACATTCAGCCAGTTAATCTGGTGGACCATCCAACGGCTCTGGAAGCAGACGCCTTTCCAGAGGACACCCATCAACCCAAGCTGGCTGTGGAAGAGCAGTCTGCATATAGCGAGGACGACTCCTCCAAATTTGGTGGCAGGAGTAGCAGTGAACTCATTGACAGGGTCATGGTGAGAGCTGGAGGAGAGATATTGCACACGGATCTCAAGTGTGAAGAGGATTGTCAGTCTGACTTAGCTGGCACCTACGTTTCTGAG GATCTCAGTTCTCCAACGACAGAAGAACAAGTTGAGGCGTCTCCCATGGATGACACCGTCCTCATTGTACCTTCGCCCCATGGCTTTATCCAGACATCAGACGACATAGACAGCGAATCCGTTTTGCCCCTAACAACACTAACAG ATCCTATATTGCAACACCATGGAGAGAACTCCCATATCATTGGCTCCTCTTTGGATAGCCCTGGTTCTGAAGACTCCAAGGATGTTGAAGATTTAGTGAGCTGCCACTGA